One window from the genome of Nicotiana tomentosiformis chromosome 5, ASM39032v3, whole genome shotgun sequence encodes:
- the LOC138892708 gene encoding uncharacterized protein — MAKYESCILGIRMTVNMNIKELLVIGDSNLLIHQVQGEWTTKNIKILPYVHYVKDLCTKFTKIEFKHVPRIHNEFADALATLSSMIKHPYKNYIDPIKIEFRDHHPYYFHVDEDPDDKPCHYDITRHHMNAFTLAKKILRDGYFWITMQSDSIRYMQKFHQCQIHGDFIRVPPNELNVMGSPWIFDA; from the exons ATGGCGAAATATGAATCATGTATCCTTGGAATCAGGATGACAGTCAACATGAACATCAaggaacttttggtcataggagattctAATTTGCTGATACACCAAGTTCAGGGTGAATGGACCACCAAGAACATCAAGATCCTTCCATACGTGCATTATGTAAAAGATTTGTGTACGAAGTTCACCAAGAtcgagttcaaacatgttcctagAATCCATAATGAGTTCGCCGATGCTCTCGCAACCTTGTCCTCTATGATCAAACATCCATACAAAAATTACATCGACCCCATCAAGATAGAGTTTCGAGATCACCATCCATACTATTTCCATGTAGATGAAGATCCAGATGATAAGCCTTGTCACTACGACATCACAAG ACATCACATGAATGCTTTCACTTTGGCCAAGAAGATTTTAAGAGATGGGTACTTTTGGATAACCATGCAAAGTGATAGTATCCGTTACATGCAGAAGTTTCACCAATGCCAAATTCACGGGGATTTCATTCGGGTTCCACCTAATGAGCTGAACGTAATGGGTTCTCCTTGGATATTTGATGCTTGA